A single genomic interval of Roseomonas gilardii subsp. gilardii harbors:
- a CDS encoding amidohydrolase family protein produces MTAAPPPRIDAHQHFWALSRGDYGWLTPAMAAIHRDFGPGDLAPLLREAGITGSIAVQAAPTEAETRYLLGIAAAESGVLGVVGWSDLEAPDAPDNLRRLAADPLLVGLRPMLQDLPDDDWLLRPALLPALEAMQALGLVFDALVKPRHLPHLLRFAEAHPDLPIVIDHLAKPAIAEGPGSRSWQGWADGMAALARLPHVHCKLSGLATEAAPGWTAGDLRPYLALALGHFGPDRMIWGSDWPVLRMAGTYPGWCAATASLLAPLPPGAQAGILGGNAARIYLGKRGRQGGQEPC; encoded by the coding sequence ATGACCGCCGCGCCCCCGCCCCGGATCGACGCGCACCAGCATTTCTGGGCCCTGTCCCGGGGCGACTATGGCTGGCTGACGCCGGCGATGGCGGCGATCCACCGGGATTTCGGCCCCGGGGATCTGGCCCCCCTGCTCCGCGAGGCCGGGATCACCGGCAGCATCGCCGTCCAGGCCGCGCCCACGGAGGCCGAGACCCGATACCTGCTCGGCATCGCGGCGGCGGAATCCGGTGTCCTCGGCGTGGTCGGCTGGAGCGACCTGGAAGCCCCCGACGCCCCGGACAATCTCCGGCGCCTGGCGGCGGACCCGCTGCTGGTCGGGTTGCGGCCGATGCTCCAGGACCTCCCCGACGACGACTGGCTGCTGCGCCCGGCGCTGCTTCCGGCCCTGGAGGCGATGCAGGCCCTGGGGCTGGTCTTCGATGCCCTGGTGAAGCCCCGCCACCTGCCCCATCTGCTGCGCTTCGCCGAGGCCCATCCCGACCTCCCGATCGTCATCGACCATCTGGCCAAGCCCGCCATCGCGGAAGGGCCGGGCTCCCGGTCCTGGCAAGGCTGGGCGGATGGCATGGCGGCGCTGGCGCGGCTGCCGCATGTCCATTGCAAACTCTCGGGCCTGGCGACCGAGGCCGCGCCCGGCTGGACCGCCGGGGATCTGCGTCCCTACCTGGCCCTCGCACTGGGCCATTTCGGGCCGGACCGCATGATCTGGGGCAGCGACTGGCCCGTGCTGCGCATGGCGGGAACCTATCCCGGCTGGTGCGCGGCCACCGCTTCGCTCCTCGCCCCTCTGCCGCCAGGGGCACAGGCCGGCATCCTCGGCGGCAATGCGG